Part of the Wolbachia endosymbiont of Diaphorina citri genome is shown below.
AGGAGCACAATATACTGCAGGCACAATAAAAAAAGGCTTTATAAATGCTAGAGATTCATTAAAAGAAGCTGGAAGTTCTGTAGCACAGAAAACAAGAGAAGGCACCAGTGATACACTTAAAAAAGTAGGAAGTAAATTGGGTAATTTGGGTTCAAGTATATCTAATTTGGATAGCATTCCATATTCAATAGACTTACAGAGTCAAACTGTTGTTTTAAAAACAGAAGAAAAAACGAAAAATTTCAACAGTGTGAAGGAGATGCTTGTTAGTGAAATTTTGCAAGACAAGACTGTAAATAAGTCTGCTTTAATTAAGGAAATATTCTCTGGATTAAACAGAAAAATATCAGAAAAAGCTGGTTCTATTGATGGTCCACAAGGTTTCAAAAAGGATCAGTTAATCAATCAATTGAAACAACAAGCAGATTTTGTCAAAAAATTGGATGATAAGAAGTTGCAAAATTTATTGGCTCAAGATGATAACAATCTCTATGAAATTTTCTCTGAACATCATGATGAAATTAAGAGGATTATTAGAGAATGTACAATAGAGCATAAACTTTCTAATTCTATAGAGAAGCTTAATAAGATAGCAAGCAAGTGTGGTGAAAGCAAAAAAGTAAGTAATGTGAAGTATCAAGTTTTAGCTGCAACACCAACTGCAACAATAGGAAGTAGACCAGGAGTAACGCGACGTAATAGCACTGGTAACCTTACTAAGGTATTAACTCCAAAAGTACCAAATATAAGTGCTTCACTGACTAATTTGAATGAGGTTATAAATTCATTTTGAGGATGTTCAAAAAAGTGTGTCAAACCGAATTTTTAATTCAACTCAATCTTTAATCTACTAGGGAAAAAAATATCGAGTTGAGATATAGAGAGGATGTTCAAAAAAGTGTGTCAAACCGAATTTTTAATTCAACTCAATCTTTAATCTACTAGGGAAAAAAATATCGAGTTGAGATATAGATAATGCCCAATCATGTACAGGCATCGTCCATTTCTCTTCCACCTTTCTTATAGCACAATATACCAGCTTGTACAAGGCATTTATGCTGGTGAATGCGCCTTTGGTCTTGGTAAATTTCCTAATTTGCCTGTGTAGCCCCTCGATGAGATTAGTGGTATAAATTAGCCTTCTAACAGGACCTGAATACTTGAAGTAACCAGATAAACTTTCGGGGATGTTCAAAAAAGTGTGTCAAACCGAGAAGTAAAATATAATTGAGATAAAAATGGAGGTTTGACATGAGTCAAAGAATAGCAGATAGAACTACTGGTTTGGTAGATTATAAAGAATTAGAAACAAATATCTTGTCGTCTATACGAGAAGGTAGACCATTAATGGGAAAAGATGGTGCATTAACGCCATTTGTAAAAAGGCTACTTGAAGCAAGCTTGGAGGGTGAAATAGAACATCATTTATCTACTGAAAGCGAAGAAAACAATCGTAGAAACGGAAGGAATGGAAAAACTTTGAAAACAAGTGCAGGTTCATTTGAACTATTGACACCAAGAGACAGAGAGGGAAGTTTTGAACCACAGATAGTGAAAAAAAGGCAAACAAGCCTACATCCAGAACTTGAAACAAAGGTCTTGAACATGTTTGCAAGTGGTGTGGGATACAGAGATATAGCATCATATGTGGAAGAAATTTATGACCATAAAATATCTGCAGCAGAGATATCTGGAATTACAGATAAATTACTACCTATAATCAATGAATGGCGTAGCCGTCCACTGCAATCAGTGTATCCAATAGTATTTATGGATGGGATGTTTTTTAAGGTAAAAGAAGACGGTCGCTGTGTAAGTAAGTGCATGTATAACATATTAGGAATAGACCAAAATGGCAGAAAAGAAGTACTGGGTTTTTACTTAGCAGAAAGCGAGGGAGCTAGCTTCTGGTTAGGCGTATTAAATGACTTGAAAGAGAGAGGAATAGAAGACATTTTGATAGCTTGTGTCGATGGCCTAAAAAGCTTTCCTGCAGCTATAAATAGCGTATTTCCTAATGTGGAAGTACAGCTATGTGTAGTGCATCAAATACGGAACTCTCTGAAATACGTATCAAGCAAAGATGTAAAAGTTTTCATGAATGATTTAAAAAAAATATACCGCGCTACAAGTAAAGAAATTGCAGAAAATTATTTGCTTGAGCTGGAGGAAAAATGGGGCGAAAAGTATCCATTAGTTGTAAAATCTTGGCAGAACAATTGGGAAAGTTTATCTGGTTACTTCAAGTATTCAGGTCCTGTTAGAAGGCTAATTTATACCACTAATCTCATCGAGGGGCTACACAGGCAAATTAGGAAATTTACCAAGACCAAAGGCGCATTCACCAGCATAAATGCCTTGTACAAGCTGGTATATTGTGCTATAAGAAAGGTGGAAGAGAAATGGACGATGCCTGTACATGATTGGGCATTATCTATATCTCAACTCGATATTTTTTTCCCTAGTAGATTAAAGATTGAGTTGAATTAAAAATTCGGTTTGACACACTTTTTTGAACATCCTCAAACTTTCCCAATTGTTCTGCCAAGATTTTACAACTAATGGATACTTTTCGCCCCATTTTTCCTCCAGCTCAAGCAAATAATTTTCTGCAATTTCTTTACTTGTAGCGCGGTATATTTTTTTTAAATCATTCATGAAAACTTTTACATCTTTGCTTGATACGTATTTCAGAGAGTTCCGTATTTGATGCACTACACATAGCTGTACTTCCACATTAGGAAATACGCTATTTATAGCTGCAGGAAAGCTTTTTAGGCCATCGACACAAGCTATCAAAATGTCTTCTATTCCTCTCTCTTTCAAGTCATTTAATACGCCTAACCAGAAGCTAGCTCCCTCGCTTTCTGCTAAGTAAAAACCCAGTACTTCTTTTCTGCCATTTTGGTCTATTCCTAATATGTTATACATGCACTTACTTACACAGCGACCGTCTTCTTTTACCTTAAAAAACATCCCATCCATAAATACTATTGGATACACTGATTGCAGTGGACGGCTACGCCATTCATTGATTATAGGTAGTAATTTATCTGTAATTCCAGATATCTCTGCTGCAGATATTTTATGGTCATAAATTTCTTCCACATATGATGCTATATCTCTGTATCCCACACCACTTGCAAACATGTTCAAGACCTTTGTTTCAAGTTCTGGATGTAGGCTTGTTTGCCTTTTTTTCACTATCTGTGGTTCAAAACTTCCCTCTCTGTCTCTTGGTGTCAATAGTTCAAATGAACCTGCACTTGTTTTCAAAGTTTTTCCATTCCTTCCGTTTCTACGATTGTTTTCTTCGCTTTCAGTAGATAAATGATGTTCTATTTCACCCTCCAAGCTTGCTTCAAGTAGCCTTTTTACAAATGGCGTTAATGCACCATCTTTTCCCATTAATGGTCTACCTTCTCGTATAGACGACAAGATATTTGTTTCTAATTCTTTATAATCTACCAAACCAGTAGTTCTATCTGCTATTCTTTGACTCATGTCAAACCTCCATTTTTATCTCAATTATATTTTACTTCTCGGTTTGACACACTTTTTTGAACATCCCCTTCATTTTCACAAAATTCTCTAAGTGAAGATGTTTTCAATCATCCTACTGTCAAACGCAATCTGGATATTTTATCTAATAGAACTCCAACTCGCAGTAATTCTGTTAGTAGTTTTGCTTCTAATAATATCCATTCAAGTTTTAGTAGTAGTATGGATGGCAGTATTGAGTCTAAAAGCAGTTCTTTTATTGACCTTAGTGGTTCTGATAGTGGAAAAGGTACATCTATTCCTTCTACACCAGAGAGGATGATTATTTCTTCGGACGACTTAATTAAAACTAGGTCACAATTGAAAAAAGTAAATTATCAGGAAAAAGTAGGGAAACAACAGCCTTCTACATTTATGTCTGGTCAAGAGCCTATTCAGGTGACACAATCTTTGCAAACATCAATATAAACAAAACAGCTCACCTTCTTCAAAAGGATGTTACTTATTCAGTAATGTCCTTTTATTTCTTATTACAATATAGATTTTCGATTATATTTTAGATAAGTTGTTAAAAATCCTTTTATTAAGTATAACCAAATTTTAAATATTGTATACCTATTAACTTTAGTTAAAATATACATAATAGCATTATTCAATGTTATGTTGGTTGTACTATCTGACTTATCAGAATAAATCAAGGCTTTGTTCTAATTGAACAGGTGTGTTATCATTTTCTGTATCATTTCCGTATATGAATAGCTTGTTACTAAAATTAACATATAAGTTCTCGCGATAACAGCAGTCTTTATTTATTTCTAGATTATGGTAATTTTTGTAGTGAAGATTATTATTACGATCATAATAGATAAACTCATCAATAAGATGACCTACTTTTCTATTTGTTATAACTTTATAAACACTTACACTCTGCCCCTCAGAATCGTTCTTTAACTGAAATAATGGTCTCCAATCATAGGATAGATTTAAATTTCTACCTTTCTGTAAACATATATGAGAATTTTCAACGAAATCTGGCAATTCTCTGTACTCTGGATCATATTTTTTATATTCGGACAGTAAGTTTCCTAAGCTGTTGCATAATGCCAACTTTAGTTCTCCATCATCATCACGCACCACTCTTAAAAAGCTGAATTCCTGAGGTATTTTGATATTCTTATCAGTGAAATAATTGCGTATATATAACTCATTATCCTGAAAAAAGTATCCTATATTTGAAAAGTTACCAACATCGTTATTTTTCTCATTTGATATCTTTGTACTACTAATATCACCATAATTTTCTCCCTTGACGATCTTAAATAACATACTTGCTTGTGTGTTATTGTGATCTAAAAATTTATAGTTTTCATTATTAGCAACATCTAGTACTGCTTTTGCTAGTTCTTTTAACTTAGTAGTCATAAGTTGCTCTGTAACCTTCTCTGGTTTTACATCTTCACCTTTAAGTCCTGGATCGCCCTTTTCTCCTTTAGGACCTTCTGGCCCTGGGCTACCCGCTGGCCCCCTAGCAGAATTTTGAAACTCAGTATCACCCTTTACACTCTTTGCTACTGCACCCTGAAAATCTGAATTATTAGCAATCTCTGTTACCAACTTATTCTTATGAGATGGATCAGTAACCAATTTCTCAGCAACTTTCTCAGGATCCGCATCTCTTCCCTCAAGACCTGTATCACCTTTCATTCCCTTTTCGCCCTTTGGTCCTTGTTCACCTTTTATGCTTGCTTTGAATCTGTCGTCTTTCTTAAGTGTTTCTGATATTCGTCTTGTTAAACTTGATAACAACTCCTCACCCATAAGCTTGTCTGCTACTTCTTTGTGACCCCGCAATTCAGCTTCATGAAGTGGAATTTGCCCTTTATTATCCTTAGAATTAACATTAGCACCCTTCTCCATAAGCTGTTCTACTACATCTAAGTGACCATAGTATGCAGCTTTGTGTAGTGGTGTTTCACCCTGATCATCCTTAGAATTAATATCAGCTTTACTTTCTATAAGCTT
Proteins encoded:
- a CDS encoding ankyrin repeat domain-containing protein, giving the protein MSNNEITPEQQEKLNKDLIWAASKGDITRVANKISEGGDVNYKDDHSKTPLHKAAEKGHLDIVKKLIESKADINSKDDQGETPLHKAAYYGHLDVVEQLMEKGANVNSKDNKGQIPLHEAELRGHKEVADKLMGEELLSSLTRRISETLKKDDRFKASIKGEQGPKGEKGMKGDTGLEGRDADPEKVAEKLVTDPSHKNKLVTEIANNSDFQGAVAKSVKGDTEFQNSARGPAGSPGPEGPKGEKGDPGLKGEDVKPEKVTEQLMTTKLKELAKAVLDVANNENYKFLDHNNTQASMLFKIVKGENYGDISSTKISNEKNNDVGNFSNIGYFFQDNELYIRNYFTDKNIKIPQEFSFLRVVRDDDGELKLALCNSLGNLLSEYKKYDPEYRELPDFVENSHICLQKGRNLNLSYDWRPLFQLKNDSEGQSVSVYKVITNRKVGHLIDEFIYYDRNNNLHYKNYHNLEINKDCCYRENLYVNFSNKLFIYGNDTENDNTPVQLEQSLDLF
- a CDS encoding IS256 family transposase, with the translated sequence MSQRIADRTTGLVDYKELETNILSSIREGRPLMGKDGALTPFVKRLLEASLEGEIEHHLSTESEENNRRNGRNGKTLKTSAGSFELLTPRDREGSFEPQIVKKRQTSLHPELETKVLNMFASGVGYRDIASYVEEIYDHKISAAEISGITDKLLPIINEWRSRPLQSVYPIVFMDGMFFKVKEDGRCVSKCMYNILGIDQNGRKEVLGFYLAESEGASFWLGVLNDLKERGIEDILIACVDGLKSFPAAINSVFPNVEVQLCVVHQIRNSLKYVSSKDVKVFMNDLKKIYRATSKEIAENYLLELEEKWGEKYPLVVKSWQNNWESLSGYFKYSGPVRRLIYTTNLIEGLHRQIRKFTKTKGAFTSINALYKLVYCAIRKVEEKWTMPVHDWALSISQLDIFFPSRLKIELN